One region of Oryza sativa Japonica Group chromosome 5, ASM3414082v1 genomic DNA includes:
- the LOC136356553 gene encoding uncharacterized protein, with amino-acid sequence GKGGLLRQRLGFAVDRVHGNGSRERTAEINPIQNGRPRSNGPRPAHGDDDVGDDVTTGGDSGAHARRRTAALRHERRAPTGSGRHGELTGDQRSGGRSTDGDGDEEEAAAEIGSTAATVLRRSSAATKRRTRTAATWRPRRRSSRATAMTGTAAAHGWSDGGDGGSRLLGARALRTTRGEGEGGDG; translated from the coding sequence ggaaaaggaggattattgcgtcagcggctagggtttgcggtggaccgggtgcacggcaacggttcacgggaacggacggccgagatcaaccctatccaaaacggacggccgagatcgaacggtcctcgaccggctcacggggacgatgacgtcggcgatgacgtcaccaccggcggcgactcgggcgcgcatgctcgccggcgaacggcggcgcttcggcacgaacggagggcaccaacgggtagcggacggcacggcgaactcaccggtgaccaaaggagcggcggaagatcaacggacggcgacggcgacgaggaagaagcggcggcggagatcgggtcgacggcggcgacggtgctccggcggtcttcggcggcgacgaagaggcggacgaggacggcggcgacttggcgaccacgacggcggtcttcccgagcgacggcgatgaccggaacggcggcggcgcacggctggagcgacggcggcgacggcggctcgaggctactcggcgctagggcgctacggacgacgagaggcgaaggcgagggaggcgacgggtag